From a region of the Citricoccus muralis genome:
- a CDS encoding PLD nuclease N-terminal domain-containing protein has product MPRFLIPLGIVAAGLIIYSLIECLMTPRHQVRAMPKAVWILIIVLVPLVGALLWLFLGRRRGSVGGGGATGGPARPQRPQSPDDDAAFLRQLDVQRKQQSRQAELDRREAELKAQEKRGTKDNGTPESGGSNTPKPDGGADQS; this is encoded by the coding sequence ATGCCCCGCTTCCTCATCCCCCTTGGCATCGTCGCCGCCGGCCTCATCATCTATTCGCTGATCGAGTGCCTGATGACCCCGCGCCACCAGGTGCGGGCCATGCCGAAGGCCGTGTGGATCCTGATCATCGTGCTGGTCCCGCTGGTGGGTGCACTGCTGTGGCTCTTCCTGGGCCGGCGTCGTGGGTCCGTGGGCGGGGGCGGCGCCACCGGTGGCCCGGCCCGTCCCCAGCGCCCGCAATCCCCTGACGACGATGCGGCCTTCCTGCGTCAGCTCGACGTCCAGCGCAAGCAGCAGTCCCGGCAGGCCGAACTGGACCGCCGTGAGGCCGAACTGAAGGCCCAGGAGAAACGGGGAACGAAGGACAACGGCACCCCGGAGTCCGGTGGGTCCAACACCCCCAAGCCCGACGGCGGCGCAGACCAGTCCTGA
- a CDS encoding 1,4-dihydroxy-2-naphthoate polyprenyltransferase has product MATAAQWIEGARLRTLPMAIAPVLIGSAAAFALDGFHLGRAVLALIVALALQIGVNYSNDYSDGIRGTDDDRVGPLRLTGSGAAPARAVKAAAFACFGVATVAGLGLIAWSGTWWLAVVGVLAIVAAWYYTGGQKPYGYRGLGEVFVFIFFGLVAVLGTTYTQALAVSGPAWAGAVGCGLVSTALLMANNVRDIPTDRQTGKMTLAARLGDIPARWSYVAMVAVAIMLPLLLTGQYPWLWLVALTAAVAVRPSITMVRSTERRDLIPVLKLTGILGLVYAVLFAAGLVL; this is encoded by the coding sequence ATGGCCACAGCCGCCCAGTGGATCGAGGGCGCGCGGTTGCGCACCCTGCCGATGGCGATCGCCCCGGTACTCATCGGCTCCGCCGCCGCCTTCGCACTGGACGGATTCCACCTGGGCCGGGCGGTGCTGGCCCTGATCGTGGCCCTGGCCCTGCAGATCGGTGTGAACTACTCCAACGACTACTCGGACGGCATCCGCGGCACCGACGACGACCGGGTCGGTCCGCTGCGCCTGACCGGTTCCGGTGCGGCTCCGGCGCGTGCCGTCAAGGCGGCCGCGTTCGCCTGCTTCGGGGTCGCCACCGTGGCCGGCCTCGGCCTCATCGCCTGGTCGGGCACCTGGTGGCTGGCCGTCGTCGGGGTCCTGGCCATCGTGGCCGCCTGGTACTACACGGGAGGCCAGAAGCCCTACGGGTACCGGGGCCTCGGCGAGGTCTTCGTCTTCATCTTCTTCGGCCTCGTGGCCGTTCTCGGCACCACCTACACGCAGGCCCTGGCCGTGTCCGGCCCGGCATGGGCCGGGGCCGTGGGCTGCGGGCTGGTCTCCACCGCGCTGCTCATGGCCAACAACGTCCGGGATATCCCGACCGACCGCCAGACCGGCAAGATGACCCTGGCCGCCCGGCTCGGGGACATCCCGGCTCGCTGGTCCTATGTGGCGATGGTGGCCGTGGCGATCATGCTGCCATTGCTCTTGACCGGCCAGTACCCGTGGCTGTGGCTCGTGGCGCTCACGGCCGCCGTGGCCGTGCGGCCCTCAATCACCATGGTCCGCTCCACCGAGCGCCGGGACCTCATCCCGGTGCTCAAGCTGACCGGCATCCTGGGCCTGGTCTACGCGGTGCTGTTCGCCGCGGGGCTGGTGCTCTGA
- a CDS encoding DUF4229 domain-containing protein, whose amino-acid sequence MRVFKYAVIRLAVFFVVWGACMLLGLGWIFSTIAAAVIALAAGYLFFNDLRTGAGSDVASAWEGRGKREQFKSEQADAEAEDSYTEGRYFDPGSDSGTEPGPWEPKGK is encoded by the coding sequence GTGCGAGTCTTCAAGTATGCCGTGATCCGCCTGGCCGTCTTCTTCGTGGTCTGGGGCGCCTGCATGCTGCTCGGCCTCGGATGGATCTTCTCCACGATCGCGGCGGCTGTCATCGCGTTGGCCGCGGGGTACCTGTTCTTCAACGACCTGCGCACCGGCGCCGGCAGTGATGTGGCCAGTGCCTGGGAGGGCCGCGGGAAGCGGGAGCAGTTCAAGTCCGAGCAGGCTGATGCGGAGGCCGAGGACTCCTACACCGAGGGCCGGTACTTCGATCCCGGTAGCGACTCAGGGACCGAGCCCGGACCGTGGGAGCCGAAGGGTAAGTAG